CCAGAAAGTTCTATCATAAAGTGCTCTTCCAAGCAGATTTCAATGACTACATGGTGCGTATGGGGTTGTTTACAGGCTTCCTGGGTGAAACAGTAAAATACTAGGGTCATTAAACTTGCTATATAATCTGTTCAATATCAAGGCATTTCAGGAAATAATTTCCACTTGTGACAGTCTAAAAAAATTAcctatagaaacaaaaacatatcaTTTCTTCAAATTCCCTATATGAACACAAAATGACAAATTCATACTAGGAATTAAagaggataaaaattttaaagagttccCTACAGAACACATTTCCCTTGGCCATCATCCACTATAATGGCTTCCTGCCTTCCCTGCTCACCTGCACTCTCCTCAATGGCAGGAATTGCAACTTATTCATCCTCACCCACCCTAGCAAATTACCTGCTACATGACAGGTCTATGGTAAGTTATTTTCAATTAACAACATTACAGAATACTAAAGAGCAAAGCCAGGAACAAATCTCCCTTATCAtgtctgaaaatttaaataagtggACAACACAATTGATTCTTCTTACAAAGCAGACTGTGCTGTGCAAGGTCCAGCAGTAGTGACTCACTGTCCTTCTACATGAATGTCAGGCTTGGTGTGCTTCAGTTTAATCATCTACAACACTGAGGGGATAGCAGTATATTGTTTGTAGGGTCCCTGTTCAGCTAAGCAGCTATTATAGTTTAATGTTGACGGCTATTATTAAAGAGACTTTTGTGGCCTGAGGAGTTTCTTAGAGACCTGGAGAGTGGAGGCTGGTGCCGGTAGACTGTACTCACTGAACACTTACTGTGGCCGCTACGTTGATGTTATACTGGTTATCATTCAGGAGAGGCTGCACGCCATAGGTTATGGTTGAGTTGCAGTGCAGATCATGCAGGGAGGTGGCTGCTGCCTCCAGCAAGAAGGCTCCAAAGTAGAAGACAAACACTGTAAAGTGGTAGGCAAAATCCTGAAAGAGGAGGGGAAAGACATCTAcaattaaaagaagaactttttctaTTCCTTATTTCAAGTGATGAAGTTTAAGTTCAGAAAGATCAGAATAACTAATCAAGTAAACTTAACTATGTTTACTGTTTGTTTTGGATGCTTTTAGCAATGTCAGGCTATTAGACTCCAAATGAAAATTGATGGACCCATTTTATTTGATATAGTGGCAAATCTTCtgatatatgaaattttaaaataaaatatattgttttaatttggatTAAGATATATAGGGATCAATATTAATTACCATAAAAGGAATAACATGCTACCTTTAAGTTCAAGTAAAATACCAgtaaattacattatttttattatagctctatattttcataattactttatttttgagcaattatttttatcattaggtCATTATCCCATATACTGAAAGGTACAGCAGACTTATTAAATCATTGAATTCAGAGAATtcatataatatatgatatatattaatatattccaTTCAAAACTATATATCTCATACTCTACAAAAAGTAGAGAGATATTAGGTCATTTTGTTGCTAGAATTAATGTGTAGTATAACTCTTAAAATGTACATTGTCTTACCCGAATTAATATACCACCAATAACTTCTCTTTACTTTTAATAGTACTCGTATATAAcatatttcatatacattattagtccttttaaatagtatttattatatatattttacaaaagaatttcttttttcttttttcaccccaAATGACTATCTCAAAACCCTACAAAACTTTTGGAGGGTACAATTCAATCCCACaaaggttattttttcttttcttctttaaaatagtaatttagttgaaaaattgaaattgtttatTCTGTGCAACATGTTTTAAAACATGCATACATTATGTGGAATAGCTACTTAACATATGCATTACCTCACATACGTAccatcctcttttatttttttagtgaaaacatttaaaattgattCAGCAATTTTCAAGAAAACATTGTCATTAACCACAGTCACCATGTTCTACAAGAGATCTCTTAAACTTATCCCTCCTcattaaaattttgtattctaTGGCCAACAtcttccaacctctcctcccctACTGCCTCTGATTACCCAgaattttactttcttcctttataagttcaacatttttagatccAACATATTAGTGAGATGGTGTGGTATCTGTCTTttggtgtctggcttctttcactaaaCATGTTCTCTATGTTCAGCCATGTTTTTGCAAATTAcaggatttccttccttctttttaaaagccaaatagtattccactgtgtatgtacaccacattttctttaccattctTTGGCctttgtaaataatgctgcaatgaacatgggagtgaaAATAACTCTTTAAGGAACTGATTTCActtcctttgggtatacacctaGTAGTTGGAACACTGGATCATATGGGAGatctatttttaagtctttcagaAACCCGTTAACTGTTTTCTATTAATACTGTACTAATCTACATTTCTACCAACATTATGAGGGttcaaagtttattttgttttctatcaaACTGTTCCTATTAGTGATAAAGCAGTCTCACAAAATGGATTATTGCCCTGGTTCTTTAAAACATGTCCATGAAGCAAATAATACTGTTCACTGGAATTGTTCTTATACATTCAGAAGAATCAGCTTGGACAAACTAATCAGGGGTGAGAATTACAAAGACACAATGTTAAAGCTATTTTCTATTAAACAACTCCCACTTAATTGACTCACTAATACCTTCGAAAGATATAAGGAAAATGTTATATACTGGCCACATATCAACTGCAAAGAAGAGAGATTCAAATTTGTGTGGTTATTAAACACATGTTCATTGATGAAGgtcaaaattcaaatttcaatgtTACTGCTTTTAGGGATTCAATGTAAGTGAGCTAGATATTCATTAGTAATAAAAACTGAGAAAGAATGTTTGAGATCAGTAGGCGTTTACTTAACAGGGTAAGGATCCTCATTTCTCGATCCTTAGAAATGGTCTCTTTTATCTTAAAAGGGAAAGATAAAATGCGGTGACGCAGCTGGCAACTTCGTGTGATCTAATCCGTGCCTGTTTCACTACCTCCTACCTCTTTGAACATTGGCCACCTTGGCCTGATTTGGCTCCTAGGAAACACTCCACACCTTGAGCTTCAGTGGACCTGAGATGTGCCAGGGGGCTTGAGCCAAGGCCACATTCTTCCTGGGCAGCTCCCAACTAATCACAGCACAGGGGGGACATTGGTGCCTGGTCACTGGTGCCCAGCACAAGATCTTAGAGGGTGGGCTGTGCTCTGCAGCTTCTCCCTTATTTGGTCAAGACAATATCATAAACTGAAActctgccctcccttccttcctctccttccttctttcctttcctcctcttccccttctccctttccctccctccttccctctcttccttcctctcttcctttccccctcaAAACCAAAAATGCACAAAGGAACAAAAAGTTTCTCATGCACTTCTAAATCCATCGGAGTCTGCTCTCCAGTGGGCCTGAGATGACACATATGCTTTTCCTTCTTGGCCCTTACATAATTTTAACTAATGTATGAATTATGTAAGTCATTCCTTTACTGCCATTGTCTGATACAGCAAACTTTTCGAGAACCACCCACAGGCCTGCTACACCACCGTATTTCTAGGCTGGGTATCAGAAAATACTCCAGACCAGCCTCAGAGAGCTACACGCACATTGATCACTGGCTATCCTGGGTCATCTTATTCCAATGCCTTTCATGTGTGGGACATGTGCAAGAAGGTCTTCTGCAAGGTTCACACATTGTTTTGGACCACCCAGGTCATGGATGGTAAGCCTGAGGTTCTCAAATATCAGCAAGCATCAGAATCATCTGTAGAGCTTGTTGAAACACAACTGAGTGGGCTCTACCCCCAGAGTTTCTGACTTGGCAGGTCTGGGTAGAACCTGAGGATGTGATTTCAGGCAAGTTTCCAGCTGCTGCTGATGCTCTGGTCAGGGCCTACTGTTTGTGTGCCCTCGTTAGTAGATGATCCTAGTCCCTCTCTGAGTTTCCTTCACATGGCCTCCTCTCTGCCAATCTTCTCAGTGCTCACACACCCTAAACACAGCCCTCTTATCATCACGTTTGTCTTAGACAACCTGAGCTTTAAACACAGCTTGGATCTTTTCAGCAACAAGTGACTCTCTCCCACATTCCTGTCTTCAGCCCATGCTAGGTGCTTCGGTCCAGGGTCAAACCTTCACTAACTAGTTGATAAAGTAAAAACAGCAGCATCATATATTTGGGAATCCTGGTTACAGAAGATCAGCGTGAAAAGGAACAGCAGTCACTGTGAACTTAAGTTTCTCACCTGTACAAATGAAGACAGTGATACTTGCTATCTATAAAGAGCTGTCCTAAAAGTCAAATAAGTAAATGGATGTGGGGCAGAAAACTGGCTCAGGACATTTAAGTTgttaaatgtttataatatattgGAAATTGATCAAATGTGTGCCAGTTTTACCTAGAAGGAATATTGGGAAGCATGTTTAACTATacaggattttaaaataattcctttcaattttctaaaaataagaacATCACCTCCCTAAGAAAAGGAGGATAGAAATATGGAGTTTCTTCTTTAAAGTAAGGCTAACAATGGTATTAACACCTTTccaccaaacaaaaataaaaacaagaacccAACAaactgtttcaaaacaaaatcttCTCTTCCCTGGATTAGAATAGGGCaagtttttagattttaatatatGTTATTACATATTGTACTTTCATGTCAACAGTTATGCTAAGGTTAGAAAGCTTGAGAAAAATACTGAACATATCTAGTACTATGAATACGAATTTAATTGCATGATCAATAAGAAGGAATATGGTAGACAGTGTCATATAACAAACACTGATAGGaagtaaattatttattaaaatgcaagTTATACagttagaattaaaatattatcacaagagaaaataattattttttgagcAATTAATCTTTAACATTTCCAGAATGTCGCAATTAAAAATTGTTACCATCTGGTGCTGACTGCATGATAAGTATGGCTCGAAAATTTTCCTGGCTGAGTGTGTACAAGATGTAATAAGAAACCTTCCAAAAGCCAGCAATGTgataaaaaatgaatgagaaagaagaaaaatgcctaagaggaaaacaaacaaggAGTGACCTCAACTTGTGAGGCAACTGCTCTGTATGGAGCCGAATCtacatccctttttaattttattttgagtcagggtctcactaagttgctgaggctggcctggaacttgccatcctcctcagtctcctgggtatcTAAGATTATAGATATGGTCCACCACACCTATCAAAAGGAACCCTGTTtccaaaaatgaaagcatttaatAAACTCTCCGGGGGCAGGAGTTAGCTCAGTGAAAAGCAAGTCTACCATGTGACAAGCCCTAAACTACGACATCTACTGTACTATGTGGTGTGTGTTGCTATTGTAAGTCGAACATCCCTAACTTGATAATCTGACATCTgaaatactccaaaatctgaaacattttgagCAGTAAACATTTCAATATACAAATACTCCAAAATTCAAAGGGccctaaaatatgaaatatttttggtCCCAAGCCTTTTGGATAAAAGATTCTCAACCTGTTCAATTTTCTGCTTCAGTAAGAGTGGACTattccaactaaaaaaaaaaaaaaaaaaccaggataAACTTGGCAGGCGTCCTATGGCACAAACTGATAGATCTTTCCAATTTCAATTGTCACTTTCATATAGTGGTTTACTTAATATAGCAAAaactcttacattttattttctgaacctcagatatAATGATACATACAAATGGGCAGAAAATACAggtttaggaaaaataaaaagttaccaAATGCATGATTGTACTCAATACCAAAGATAAGACTTCAtacaagcaaaaggaaaaaaagactataGAGATATAGATCTAATAAGACCAGGAATTATACTTTCAAGATATTTAACCTTTATTAAGTAATGTTCATCAACCAATTAGAAAGACAATTAGACAGAATGCTGGCCACTGCAGGTTCCTATAGACACTGGGCAATTAGAGAATCCAGAAAGGTCCAGGGAAGTGTCAGAGTGGTGGGTGGAGCATTTGGGAAGAGGCAAATGGGTTGGGACAGTGACTATTAATAGTACCAATAGCACTACAGAAGAAGAAACTGGCCTAATATCTATGAGTGTGATACTTAAAGAACCCGGTGGCCCTTACCAAAATTGGAGATTGATTCATTCTTACACTTATTATGGAAAAACCAGGtgtttacaaagagaagaagaagctTCTATCTTCGATCTGATTGGGACTTTAGATCTTTATCTCATGactattagaaatattttctcattaataatGAGAAATTAGGGCAAAAATGTAGAAATAGATTACATTAGCAATTTAATGGAAATGGAAGGACTTTCAAAATTCCAAACTGTAAGCCTCGGTGTGTTTAAGGAATTAGAATTATTGACTGCTTGCTGTAATCCAGACAGAAGGAAACACTATGTAATTCATTACTTCCATTATTCTTTAATAGCCTCTGGTCAGACAGGTATTATTATGACcactttagaaaaagaaattaaaatttagagtTGTTAACTATTTTGCCCACGGTTACATAGCTATTAAGCAAACCAGACCCAAGCCCAAAGGCTGTGAAGGACTGCAATCCTTGCACCCACTAAGCTGGGCCACTTGCCCTTCTTGCCTCTGGGATGAACAAGCAGTCACATTCACCATGTGAATGCATGTGAAAAATGTGAATGCATGTGAAAAATGCATGTGAAAACATTTGGTTCTCAAATGTATCTGTTCAATTGTTTAATAATTGTAATAAAATTCACTTGTTGCATGAAATGAAAACCTGTTTCATTTATGAGTCATAAAGGAGCTGCTGAAACAAGCAGAGTACATACAGCTCTCCTCATGCTCTATAAATTAAACAGGGGATATTTTCCTATAACATCTGTCCTAGAGCTGCTGAGCAAAACGTTATTATACTTGGAAAGAACATATATAAAGCCTGATTGAAGGTCTGAttgtaagttttaaaacttaaaaaagtgTGATCGAAATTTCCTGGGGCTCTACATGAATTTCACGATAGCTCTGGCACCATGGATTGAAATCAGGCTGCACTGGGTCTTCCTAAAATAAGTCCCAGAGAATGAGTGACACAATCATGAAAACATCTCTGACACAGGAGAACAAAGTAATTTGGTACAACTTAATGAtgtcatgattttaaaaactgtggtTGTAAACTTTTTGTATACCTTACTAATTCTTGTACTATAAGTTATCTACAGATGGCAAAATATGCAGGAAAATATGCATAGGCTATATGCAAATATTGTGCCGatttatataaagaacttgaacATCCATAGATTTTAGTATCCTGATGGTGGGCCTGCAACCAATCCCCCTAGAATACTGAGGGACCActgtatataatgaaatatatgaaacagaaatcaatggaaaatttcaagaaacaTGTGAAAACATTTGGTTCTCAAAATGCATCTGTTCAATCgttcaataattataatgaaacTCATTTGTTGCATGAAAtgaaaccctgtttcatttaTGAGCCATAAAGGAGAAACAGAATGATTTCTCAGCTCCACTAAATGGGAATTTCACAAACTGGGACTCTGCTGTCCATCAAGGCAAGCAGCAGGCACCttagcagcacccatggcctgaAACCATTCTCTCCTAAAGATGGTAACAAACAGAAGACAGACTCGGGCATTTCCAAACAGAATGAGATATCAATCAGTCTCTTACATTTTCTTGCAAGAGATTTAAAATAGAAACTCCTTACCAGGAAGTTCCAGTTGGCATCGATTTGAGTGACCATGCCAGAGAGGAACACacccaggaagagaagagaaaagaaaaaagctgtcACGGACACAAACATGACCCATCCTTGTAGCAGAGGTAGGGGAACGTTGGAGGAGGCCACCAAAATCCAGACGAGACCCCCGAgcagctgaaagaaaaaaaagatgaaagaatgtAATggatttgcttaaaaaaataccttttagaCAACAAAGTTCAATCTGCTTTTTATCAATGtcacttttctcctttctccagaACCATGCACACATTCCTACCTCTCTTCTCATCATTTCTCTATCATGAAAGGTGCCTGGGGTGAAACTAGACCTTCTACCTGGAGGTCAGATCCAACTCCACACCTGTTTCTCTGCTGGGCTTTCTCCTTCGCCCAGGAACATGCACAGCATTTTCTCTTCATCTAAAAACGTATTCCTCTGATCCCACTGCCTCTCTAACTACTAGCCCGTGGATAGACTCTCATGTccagaaaacattttacaaattgTTTGGTCTCCACTTCTTCTCCTTGTAGTTACTCTTCAAATCATGATAAACTGCCTTCTGCTCTCACCAAGTCTTAGAGAGTTTACGAATAAAGAACTATCACTTTCTAATTTTTCACATCCATTGTCACATCCAGGTCTTTCTCATGACCTATTTGTATATTTGATATTATTGCCTATATAGAGAATAATAGTTGCAGCTGTTGTACATGATAATAAGCAATAAAACTACCATTATTTATTATCTACAATGTGCTGGACATTGGAATAAGTACTTTACATTGATCAAATCGTCAATAAATACCTGTGGCATgtcaggctctgtgctagagGCCAGGAATAAAATGGCAGAGAAGCTACATTTGGTTTCTGCTGTCACAGAACTCTCAGCCTATTATAGGAAAGTTATAACTGAGCAAGTGATTACAATGCTGTTCAGTAAATGTCACAACTGGGTAAATACTGGGTAGGATAGGTCCACATAACAAGGGCTCTAGATTTAGATTTGGAAACCAGGAAACACTTTCTATAAGCACTAATCCCAAGGACAGGGCTGAGGGTCAAGCAGAGGGAAGGTAGGGTATTTCAGCAGGTCTTGAGATGATGGGGTGAGAGCTGCCAGAGTGGGGTTCAGGTGAAGAACAGAGCTCAGCCTGGCAGAAGCCATCTCTACCATACCACATGAGAATCCTAGCTGAAGACTTAGCAGAAGGGGCCTGAAAGTCAGGCCAAGGAGCTAGGCAGGCCAAAGGCAGGCCACAATCAACAGGAAACAGTATGTTTGAGATTTGCATTTAGAATTTTCTCTGGCTGGAGCATGAGAACAGGCTGGAGAGGAAAGGATGCAGGGATGGAGGACCACACAGGAGACTGATAACAACAGTGTGCAAACCAGAACTAGGGCACTGATGACCAAGAGATGTTCAGAGATTAGAGAGAGATGTAGAAGTAGCCTGATGATAGTGATGGGTCAAATCTGggacatgacaaaaaaaaaaagataaggaaaataCCTAGATTTCTCGCTTGTCCAAGTAGGACTGAGTGAGAGAATACAGGAGAGGAAACAGTGGGAGTGAAGGTGATGAACTCCAAGACCACCGGGCTGCACTCCAGcattaaaataagaaagggcACGTCCTGTCCTGTGCACAGCATCCCAGGCTTTGGTGACCTTTTTCATCCTTGTCTAATGCCACAAAACCCTTCACATTTTGTATtataggaaaaagaacaaaacccaaGGCTTTTGCACATCTAAGTAGCCTGCCACTTGCTGGACCAGAATGCCACTCCCTCCAGCACATATCTGAGAAACTGCCACTCATAGCTGACCTTGAGCCCATCATCTGAAGTCTTTCCAGAGTTCCAGCTCTTGCTAggttgcccctccctccccttggaCACTCTCCCTCTGGGGGGATTGTCACACCATTGAGATGCTGTACTTGAGTTCCCCTGGCTTGCACTCCACCTGCACCGACAGAGCTTATGGGCAGATTATGCTGCTTTACGCGTTAGGCCTTTCCTGACCATTAGTCAAGTACCATGCTACACTTAACAACACAAAAACTTCAGCCATACAACTGACCTGAGGTTGCCTCAGGCAGGTAGgaatctcttttccttttccctacaGAATGCTCTCAAATATTTACTTAGTGAACAAACACACTAGTGTCTATATGAGAACACTTTGAgctccaaatattaaaaaataataaccatcTTTATCTTAAGTATGTAGATAACATCCAAActgcacaagaattaaaatttaaaaaaaataaattttgatttaagttttaaaagagGCCCATTCAGCAATTTATTATTGCTTGAGGAAACATTTTtggaaattattaataataaattataattaaagcaCCAGTTTAATAAATTTGTACTTTTAGTAATAGTACACCTCAAGTCCTACTTTCAATTGAAAAATCAACAATCAACCcagaatattttgtaaaataaatttaaataagatgacattattgcatattaaaattttagCTCTCCTCTTCTCATTGATTATGAACTGAATAAACTTGttcctgattaaaaaaattttctacaCTTTTACGtaatttaatacatatttaaaggCAACAAGAATGTCTTTAATGGGTCAATCTTTCTTTTTATCCTAGATTTCCCTTTCTGGTAGTCTCCTTCTGGTGGTCTTATGCTCTcactacattattttaaatgtgatttgaGAAATGCACATAAATACTAAATATCTATTAGTTCAAGAATCATTTACTAAGAACCTATGTGGCAATCTAACAGATGATAAAGAACAACTGGCTATTGCAGACTAACTACATAAGCACAATCTTATGATTCAGGGATTGTgataaattcacatttaaaaataatcctttgcAATTAACACAACACTTAATAAATGTGGACTATACCCCCGCAAAGGTAGCCCCAAACCTACTGATAGGCACTGGAGAACAAcattcaagggggaaaaaaaggcaaggCTCTTGCTCCAGAAGTCCTAAATAAGGGAGAAATAGACACCATTTAATCTGATGCAGGAGCAGATTGTGGTGAGTGCTATAAAAAGAGCTCAGCACAGTGAGCTCTGCAAgacaggaggaggctgggaggaAATGCAACAGGAAGACTCAGGAAAGGGAGGCAGGACAGCAGGAGTCAGCCCTCAAGACAGACCTGGGCTTGGACAGGGAGGCCCTGATGTACAACAGTCTGGATTAATTGTCCAATTGTCCTAAAAAATCACAGCTCTTCCCACAACTCAAAGGCTTGGAAAGGAAACAGTGCTTACATGGAAAGTGACCCAATTTGCTTCTCATCTGTGGTGTGTGTGCTGCatggaaagaggagagagaagaagcaCGTCAACATCCCTCCCTTTCTCTCGTGTAATCACATGCACCACCTCTAAGTCAGAGAGTCTACAAAGTCCAGGTGCAAGTCCTGCTCAAAGGCTAGCATCAAACAACAGAGGACAGGCGGAGAATATAGCTAAGTGCACCATGAAGAGCCTTCTTCCTTTCAGGAGCCTCAAAAAGCTTGGATGGGTCACTATGGCTTTGACACAATTATTTCTTCCCTATTTCATAATTTCCTTTTGACAAAAGTGaactttcctcccaagcttcccAATCTGGCCCCAACATTGCAAAGTGAGCTTTCATGATTACTGCTGCTTTTCTGAATTCTGGGCTTCAGTAAGCTCAGAGTATTCATCAGATAGAGTGCTCTCATCAGTGTCTCCATTTAGGAGAGATGATTCTGAACGGAGAAGCCTTGTTTCTAAAGGCAAAAAGCAGAGCACCAAATGGTTAAAATCTGAGGGAGAAGAGTTGATAAAGTATCATAGCAACTGCAGAGTGTGCACAGCATGAAGAAAGGTATTTGGAATGCCATGATTCACCCACGTTGTTCTCATCTTGGATCCAACTCCACATTCTCACCTTTAGCCTACACTGCCTTCTATTGCTCTCTAGTGTCCTAAAAAGTGAGACAGTCATGCACAAAGCTGCTAAATGCTTTAAGGAACCGAATCAGCCTCAGGACTCTAGACCTCGAGTAGCTCTGATAAGGCAGGTACTCTACTTTCATGTGATGCAAAGTTAAAACCCTCCTAGTACACACAAGTACTCAGATACATTCTGAGTTGCAATCACTACACTGCTGCCCACTCCTAAAGCAACTGATCTTCTTTATAGTTTAGTATATATTTGTCACTTTAGTTTGGCCTTGGCAAACCAGAAAGGTATGAAAAAGCTTAATCCCTCCCATAAGAAAACCAGTGAAACCTTCATCCACTGACACACTAAGCTGAACCCTCTGAGTTGGAACTAGAAACTGTGAACTGTTAAAAATGCCCAGCCCCCAGGAACACATGGTACTGGGCAGGAAGCAACTCTTAACCATACTGACTGCCTGAATTACTGACTTCTCAACTCGTCTCCTACTTGGAAGACCTGCCTAGGCTCCCAAAGGATTCCTTTTGCAAaacccctttttttcttttccaatgccACTAATTTCCTAATAATCTGCTTTTATACACAAACACTGACATCTTAGCCAATAATTTTCAAACTAATTTAGTACCTCTTCATACACCCTTTATTATTATACTAAATAAACAGGCTAATTTCAACTCTGACCTATTTTCAGCTAACGTTTGGAATGATGATAGACAAAAGTAAGCGAATCTGAAGGTAGAAGAGACTAGAGTAAGAACACCTCTAAAGAAAAATACTTCATTGTTTAGAATTTTCTGTAGAGAACATAAGCTCCTCTAATACTCTTATTATCTACACACGGGACATTTTATCATTCCATTGTAGGGAAAATGAACTGCCAGcaaacttagaggaagaaaagaaaaagaaacccctAGACTGTCTCCCAGTCTGGTTTCTGGAGTTTACTCAGGAGGGTGAAGCTAACGATGATAACAGAAATATtagctaacatttactgagctcTTATGTTCCAAGCACCATTCTAAGGGTTTTATTTCTATCAACTTAATTCTCAAAACCCTGAAACATAATattattattcccactttacagataaggTAACTGAGGTACATAGCTATTAATAACTTCCTCTAAATTATACAATTCATAATGTCAgacctgggatttgaacccagtaaCTGGTTTCCAGAGCTTAAGCTTTTGACATTATTCCCTTGGCCTCCTCCCATGGTTTAGTGTTCATTTTAAAGAAGGGTTTCTATTCATTCTCCCGGTGATTCCATGACCACAGAAAACTAGGTAGAGAAGTACATTGGCATTTTTTTCTGATGACACAGTCCACAACTTCCATCAGAATCACAAAGGGGTTTGTGGCCCCCTAAAACCTCAGAATACCTTACTTACTTATTAAACCCTTCTGTTTTAGTGGATGCTTGCTTACTGGGTACTCACTCTTGAAACATGGTTATAGAAGCTTTTAATGTAGTCAGAAACTTATCATCTAGAAAAAAGGTTATCTACAATTAGCTCCATTTTACTATTTGTattgtgaaagtttttttttgtttgttttgttttgtttttaagctgGAAACACATTTCAGTCAAcagatacaaaataataattgGTAGAAACTTCACAAGGCAGGCCACAAAAGCGTAAACTCATTCCCAATGTAACTGCAGCCCAGGGGTAACAACACTGGAGAATAATTCTGCCTCCCTCCCCAAGCCTACCTTCTCCCCAGCAGTGCTCCATTTTCTACCATCTCTGCTTGGTACTCTAGCCTCTGGCCCTCATCCCATTCTCTGTACACAGAACTGGTCTTATTTGGCCAATCTTCTGTCTAGCATGTACCCACCAAGAGTTTTTCTTATAACTAAACTGCATCACCAAGTACTC
This window of the Ictidomys tridecemlineatus isolate mIctTri1 chromosome 7, mIctTri1.hap1, whole genome shotgun sequence genome carries:
- the Mal2 gene encoding protein MAL2 isoform X2, yielding MSVGGAPVPPPPNPAVSFPAPRVTLPAGPDILRTYSGAFVCLEILLGGLVWILVASSNVPLPLLQGWVMFVSVTAFFFSLLFLGVFLSGMVTQIDANWNFLDFAYHFTVFVFYFGAFLLEAAATSLHDLHCNSTITYGVQPLLNDNQYNINVAATVSVQFLPL
- the Mal2 gene encoding protein MAL2 isoform X1, encoding MSVGGAPVPPPPNPAVSFPAPRVTLPAGPDILRTYSGAFVCLEILLGGLVWILVASSNVPLPLLQGWVMFVSVTAFFFSLLFLGVFLSGMVTQIDANWNFLDFAYHFTVFVFYFGAFLLEAAATSLHDLHCNSTITYGVQPLLNDNQYNINVAATVFAFMTTACYGCSLCLALRRWRP